In Streptococcus parauberis NCFD 2020, the sequence TGCACCGTGCCAATGGCGAACCATCTTGTCGGTCACAATGACATCACCGACCTTAAGTAACTGAGCAGTCTTGCCTTCTTCTTGATACCAACCTTGACCAGCTGTGACAAGTAGAATTTGAAAACCATCTAAATGAACATGCCAATTGTTACGACAAGCTGGTTCAAAGCTAACATTCCCCACCTGCAAATTTTGATCAGGTGACTTAGCTAGAGCTTTTAAAAATGATTGTCCTGTGAAAAATTGCCCGTAAGGATTTTCTTGTCCTAGTGGGAAAATACCATTCAAAACTTCTTCTTCGTTCATACTAATCTCCTTTTTATTTATCAAATAATTGGTGTTCACGAGGAACTATCTTATTCTTATAATTATCTATTTTATGATTGAGACGGTCCAGAGCCTGATTGAGTTCGTCAAGTCTTGCTTCCATGGCTTCTTTTTCATCTTGCAGAATAGCCAAGCGGGCTTCAATCGTTTCATCGCCAAGTTGAACAAGTCCAATATACTCAATTAAACTTTCAACTGGAATGCCTGCGCCCCTAAAGTATCTGACAAACTCAAGCACATCAATATCATGCTGTGAGAAATCACGGATTCCAGACTGCGTCCGCCCAATAGGAGGAATCAAACCAATCCGTTCATAATAACGAATCGTATCAGCTGATACACCCGTTAATTCACTTACTTTCTTAATATTCATATCAATTCCTTATTAGCTGATAATAACTAATGATTTAATGGATTTGCGTTTATCCATTGCCTCATAGGCTGCTTGGATGTCATCTAAAGCAAATGATTTTGTGAATACTTTACCTGGATTAATTTTATCTGTTAAAACAGCATCTAATAAAACTTCTTTGTCAAATGTTGTTACAGAGGCGATGCCTCCACGTAAGCCAATATTCTTCCAGAATAACTCATTGGTATTCATATTTGGATTTTGTGGGATACCTACACGGCCAATAACTGCACCAGGTCTTGCTACTTTAACAGCTGTATCGACTGACTGTTCTGTGCCAACACATTCCAAAATAGCATCCGCCCCAACATTATCAGTTAATTCCATTACTTTTACGACTGCTTGGTCACCACGTTCAGCAACAATATCAGTTGCTCCAAACTCAAGTGCTAGGTCTTGACGGTCTTTATGACGGCTCATTGCAATAATACGTTTTGCGCCAAGTAATTTTGCACCAATCACGCCACAGAGGCCGACAGCACCATCACCCATGACAACAACTGTATCACCTCCTTTAACTTCGGCTGTTTTGGCAGCATGATAACCAGTTGCCATAACATCAGAAAGGGTCAAAAGGGAATTTAATTTTTCTTCAGAGTAGTCCGAAGGCTGTCCTGGAATTTTAACTAAAGCCCAGTTAGCATTTGTATAACGAAGGTATTCACCTTGGTAGCCAATATTTTTACCAGCTTCATGATTTGTACAGTTCCCATCAAAGCCTGCTTGACAAGCTGCACATGAACCACATCCATGAGTGAAAGGAACAACAACAAAATCACCAACTTTAACTTGATCTACTGCTGAGCCAACTTCTTCAACAATTCCAATAGCTTCATGTCCAGCTGCTGTATTTGTCTCACGTTTTGAAATACCACGAAACCACCACAAGTCAGATCCGCAGACACATGCACGGACAATCTTAATGATGGCATCTGTTTCTTTTTCAATAACAGGTTTTGGAAATTCTGTCACTTCCATTTTGCCGACTTCAATAAATGTTGCTACTTTCATATGATTCCCCTTTTTTATTATTAATTTCATTATAAACCCTAGAGTAGACTCCAGGTCAAGCAAGAACATTAATTATTTATAATTTTTCATTTATTGGAACAGATCTATCAAAAGTATGAAATCTTGTTCCAAAAATATTTCTTATCTAAATAAAGCAATGTTTTGATTTAAGTAGCGTTCTGGTTGATTAATAATAGTTGATACAAGTTCAATAATGGCTTTTCTAGAAACATCATGACCAGTTACAGTTTCACCTTTAAGAGAGATTTGGCAAGTCGTATCTGAGCCATTATCAAACCAAGCTGGTCTCAGAATAGTATAATCTAAACCTGACTCTTCTACTATATCGGCTGTTTGACGATAGGGTTGTAAAATTGGATTATTTGATATATTTCCTGAGCCTCTTATTTCATTATAAATACCAATAGAAGAGACAAAAACAATTCTCTTTACCTTATTATCATACATTACCTTTAGAATAGGTTTAATCATTTCTGGTAAATTTCCAGACAAAGCCACAAAAACAATATCTTGCTTTTGCATGGCTTGATTTAACTTCTCGTCTTCAAAAACAGAAGCAGCCATAGCCTGTTCATTTTCATTAAGTCTTAGAAGATTACTACCTCTTGAAAATAAAGTGAGTTGATATTGATCCTGGTTAGCCAATTTTCTACGTAATGTTTCTCCTAAGGATCCTGTCGCACCAATAATTAATATATTTTTCATTGAATTTCTCCTAAAATGTTGAAGCAATTTGGTTTGTAACATGCCACTTGCCATTAATTTCTTCAAAGGTCAATTTAATTTCTAAGGGCCACTTATGCATTCGACTGCCCCAAATACTAGCTACAACGTAACTGCGACCAATGACAAGCATTTTTTTATTATCTAAATCCCTAACAGTGGCTGATACAAACTGAGAGGAGTTATAGATCATCTGGTCGTTTGCAATATCACTAAGCCATTCCACTAGAGGTTGAACATAACCAGTCATATGAACCAAAACAGAGTCCTTTGAAATTATATTCTCTAAAGTTTCAATATCCTTTTCAACCATTGCTTGATTAATCCTACGATAGCTATCAATCAATAAATCTTTTGGTATCATCTCTTGCCTAACTTTCTTTATTTGGTTTTAAAGGTCCGTAGAAATAAGAAGCTGTCGCACCACCATCAATTAAGAGTGTTGAGCCTGTCATGTAAGCTGCCTGTTCACTTAGAACAAGCTCTGCTAAATTAGCTACTTCGTCTGCTGCACCTGGTCTGCCTGCGGGAGAATTAGCGAACATATTCTTATAGAAGTCTCCTCGTGGTCCATTAAATTCGTCCAAAGCAAGTGGTGTAACAATAATGCCTGGGGCAATAGCATTAATACGAGCTCCTCTTTTGCCCCATTTAACGGCTTCACCCATAACCCTTTTCTCATTTGCTCGTTTTGCAAGCTGATAAGCGTGCAAACTGTTCTCAATTTGGTCAACTTGCAAAAAGTCTAGGTCTAACAGTTGATTTGGATCAGTCATCGCCAATGCTCGGTCTTGTTTCTCAGTTAGTGCCGGCATTCTAAAACCTGACTGACTTGAAATGGTAACACCTCTGCCGCCTTGAGCAATAATTTTACCAACTTCCTCCAATAGGACAGCTGTCCCATATAAATCGACAGCTAAAACCTTTTCTATTGAAGCTTGTGATGGTGAAACGCCTGCGCCATTAATCATATAATGAATTTCACCAAAATTTTGCGCGTATGTAATAAAGTCCAAAATAGATTCTTTATCAGATAAGTCCATTTCTTTAGCTACCACATCAAAACCAGCTTGGCTTAAGACTGTCGCCATTTCTTGGGCATTTACTATTGATTTATCCCCTAAGACAATTTGACAGCCGTAGGCAATTCTACGCGTAATTGCTAATGAAATTTGTCCTGCTCCTGTTACTAAAACTACTTTTTTCATATTCCCCTCTTTTCTATTTCTTCTATGATAATCCTTGGAGTTAACTCTAAGTCAAGAGAAAAATAAAAAAAGTTGAAGAAAACTTCAACTTTTATTTACCACTAAAGACTGGGAATTTTGTATATTCGCCATAATCTGTTACATTGATTGCTTTTAGAATTGTCATATCCTTACTATCTACCGTGAAATCAAGTTTCATATTAGTCAACATATGATTTGGGTTAGTTGATTTTGGCAAGGCAACCATTCCCAATTGCATAACGTATTTGATACACAACTGAGCAGTTGACACCTGATACTTTTCGGCCATTTCTATAATTGTAGGGTTCTGTAATGCTTGACCATGTGCAATTGGTGAATAAGCTTCAAGAATAATATCTTCTTTTTGACAAAACTCGATTAAGTCAAATGGTGTATTTCCAATATGTGTTAAGATTTGATTTACGACTGGTTTAACTGTGCCATGTTTAAGAATGTTCTTCAAATCATTGATAAGGAAATTTGATACCCCAATCGATTTTACTTTTCCAGCTTTTTGAGCATCTTCAAGGGCTCGCCATGCTTCCATATTCCCTTTGTCATAGTTTTTATCCGTTTGACGCCATTCAGTCCATGGCTGTGGACTATGAATAATCATTAAATCTAAATAGTCTAAACCTAGCTTTTTTAAGGACTCATCTATTGATGCGGCTGCATCATCATAATTTTTATGTTCAGCTGCTACTTTACTAGTTACAAAAATCTCTTCACGAGGAATCCCGGATACGAAAATACCTTTTCCTACACCAGCTTCATTACCATATGCTTGTGCAGAATCTATATGACGGTAACCCAACTTTAAAGCTTGGGATACGACGGATTCAACATTCTCATCATTAATCATCCATGTTCCTAAACCTAAAACTGGGATGACTAACCCATTGTTCATTTTTACTGTCTCAACCATAATTAAACCTCCGTTATTAGTCTATTATAGCATTTGCCCCTTAGGGTCGGTCAACTATAAAACGTAAACCGGAGAAGCTCAACCTTTAAAACTTGTTTTAATATTAATATTAAGCACGTTTCTTTAAAATAGCACCAATTCGTCCTTGGATTTTTTCAGATACTTCTCTTTTACGGATACCAGTATAATCATGAATTAATTGTCTCATGGATTTAATCATGACAGCTTTATGAGCTTGGTCGATTGAACGTAAACTACTGAGAACTTGATAGAAATTGACAAAGGCTTTTTCATCAAAAGTAAAGGCATGGAGGCTTGTGATACCACTACTGATTAAAGCATCAAAAAACAAATCACAAACCATCTTTAATTCCTGTTTTGAAAGTTGTCTATTCCATTCTTTAAAAGTTAATTCTAAATTTCGACTAAGACTGCTTGGATGGGGAACAGTTACAAATTTCCCTTTAGCATCGACTTGCCAACTACTTGTTTTATGTTGCAAAACTCCAAAAGCACTACTTTTAACAATTTTAGGTGGAACATCACAATAGAGCATAACTCCAACCACTGATTCTTGTGGTCGAATAACAATCAGTTTTTTTCTAATTGATTGATAGCCTGGTCTCTCTAATAAATCTTCTGATAAGCCTGGTGAATCTAATAAATAAACTTTCTTAATTGCCTCTTGATAACTAGGAGTAATAAAACTCGTTCCATAAAGGGCTAGGGTGCCACCCTTGGAATGTCCAGATACAATGATTTGATCCTCAGGGTTTTCATCTAAGTAATTTTTTATAAAGGAAATGGCTGCGCGATGAGCTGGAATCTCACGCATATAGGTTAATTTAAAATCTTCTTTCCAGCCAATCAAACTGTCATCTGTCCCACGAAATACTACTTGAACGTGGTTAAGACTTTTGATTTTAAAGACCATGCCCGCAAACTGGCGTTCAAATTCAACGTCAATTTCATTAATATAATGTGAAAGAGCTAATTCTTTAAAGCGTTTTGATTGTCTAATAGCATGAAAAAGATTCAATCTTTCTTTTGTTATTAAATAATTATAAACGCTGTTTAATAGGTCTTTCTCATCATCCACTGTCAATTCTGACAAGTAGACATCCGATTGACTGGTAATTGTTTCTTTAACAACATCATCAAAGGATAAGTAACCAATTTCATTGATGGCTACAATATCTAATTCATTGATTGGTAAATCTTTAAAACTTTTATTTTTATTTTCTGTAATATAATCAACTAATGTCGGCAAAATTTCACCATCTTTCTACTTCTAATTTTCATTTTACCGAAGATAAGATTAAAAATCAAGTAAAGGAAAAGCCTTTAATCAAGGCTTTTTTACTATAATTTTCTCATTTTTCACAGATAACCATTAAAGAATACGTTCCATTTGGGTCTGCTGAGGTATAAAATCAAGACCTAGGTAAAAATCATAAGCAGACTTGTTGGCATTCCAAACATTCAGAGTAAGGTTATAACAACCATTTTCACGTGCTAAGTTCTCTGCGAAACTCATCAGTGCTTTTCCAACACCTTGTCCGCGACTAGCCTCAGAGACACATAAGTCTTCAACATAGAGGCTTTTATATGGCAAACGAACTGGTGAATCAGGAATTTTAAATTCTAGAAATAAATGACCAAGTATTTGTCCATTCTTATCTGCATAAACATAAATTGGTTTGTTTGGTTGGTCTAAGAGTTCTTCTAAACTTTTTCGATTGAATTTTCCTGAGCCTTCCTTAAAGATATCTGGTCGCATCTGATGATGAATCAAACAGATATCTTTCAAAAGGACCAAAATTCCTGGAATATCTGATTTTTCAGCTAAACGTATCATATTCTGTCTCCTATTTATTATAAAAGCTAGCGCAGTCCGTCCCATTCCGCATAGAACTGGTCAAGGTACTGCAAAAGAAAGTTATGTCTTTGCTCTGCCATTTGACGGCCAAAAGTGGTGTTCATTAAGTCTTTTAATTTAAGCAATTTTTCATAGAAATGCATAATGGCTGTATCTTGGCCATTTCGGTAATCCTCTGGAGTTAAATCTTGACGAGGCTGCATGTTGGGATCATGAATAAGACGCCCTTTGTGACCGGAATAGGCCATACATCTGGCTATCCCAATTGCTCCAATAGCATCTAGTCGGTCTGCATCCTGAACCACTTTGCCTTCGATGGTATCAAGAACTTTCCCTTGCCCACCTTTGAAAGACATGTTATCAATAATATAAAGGATTTCTTTACTCGTTTGTGGCTCCATTAAATGATTAGCCAGCCATTCAATTATTGCTTGACGTGCGGCTTCAGGGTCAGCATTTAATTTTTCATCAGCCATATCATGGAGTAAGGCTGCAAGTTGACAAACGAAGGAGTCCGCTCCTTCTGCTTCAGCTATGGTCTTAGCAGTATTTCGTACGCGCACAATGTGCCACCAATCATGACCACTTGATTCGCCATCAAGTTTGTTTTTCACCCACTTTTGCGCTTCTTTTAAAACAAGCTCTTTATCCATTATCTTCTCCACCATCAAATAAAGCCAAGTAATTACCATAGCCTTTTGCTGCCATTTCCTTATACGGAATGAATTGCAAAGAAGCCGAATTGATACAGTAGCGTAAACCACCTTTGTCACTGGGACCATCATTAAAGACATGACCCAGATGAGAATTAGCTTCCTTGCTTCGTATCTCTATCCGTCTCATCCCAAAAGATTGATCATCGTGGTGTGTCACCGCACGATTCTCGACTGGCTTAGAGAAAGCTGGCCAACCACAACCCGAATTAAATTTATCTAAAGAAGAAAAGAGGACCTGACCATTCACCACATCAACATAAATCCCCTTTTCAAAAAAATTATCATATCGACCAATAAAAGCAGGCTCAGTCGCCCCATTTTGCGTCACCTCAAAAGCTAGCTGACCAATGCGATTTACTAGTTCTTTTGAATTAATTTCATTTTTCATCAATTAATAACTCCATTTCTATACAGGGAAGTTCCTCACCCCAGATTAACAATTCGCGCTTATCAACAAAGCCAAGGTGATGATAAAATAATCTAGTCAATTTATAATTTATATCAGGATGCTTATCAGACAATGTTTTAACAATAATCCCCAAGTAGTTGTTTACTCTCGCATATTCAATCAAATTATTTATTAACTGCCTGCCTACTCCTCGTTTATGGTATATAGGCTTTACTCCCATTGAATCAATTTCTAGAAAATCATTTGATTCAATAATAGAAAGAAAACCTATTATTTCATCATTATCGTATGCAATAAGACAAGGTACAATACAAGCAGATTCAATGTAGGCTTGAGTAGATTGTTCGATTCCAAACCATTCAGGTAAGGTTCTTAAAACTTCACTTGAAGCTTGTTTATTTATTTTATAATTCTTAGAACATATAATAGATACCATAACCATACCTTTCGAATCATTATTAATTTATTTTACCAAATTAAATAAGAAAGATGAACATTTTACTAGGGTCAGAAATATTCCATTTCAAAAATTAAGATCACTGAGAAACATTTCTATGTATTTAGACTGCTGATTTATTTTTTGTATTAGCTATAATTATTAAGTTTAAAAAGTCATAAATTATTAACTTAGAAATTTTTATTTAATAAACTCGTAAGTTTGACTATTAAAATTAAAGCTTAACTATTTTGTTTGCATAGTATTTAAAAAATTGTTAATTTCTTTACTTTTCTCAGTGGTATAATTATTTAAAATATCATGTTTTAAATTAATGGGAATTTTTTAGACGAGGCTGAAAAATTAAGCCTGGAATCCCTTGGATTTCTAAAACATTCATTCACTACAAATGAAAAGTACAAAAAATGAAGACAAAGTACTTTGTCTTCATTTTTAATAATAATAATTATTTCTTAGTATCATCATCCATTGATAGAACGCTTAGGAAGGCTTCCTGAGGTACTTCAACTGAACCGATGGCTTTCATGCGTTTTTTACCAGCTTTTTGCTTTTCTAAGAGTTTGCGTTTACGAGAAACGTCACCACCATAACATTTGGCCAGGACGTTTTTACGTAAGGCTTTGATGTCGGAGCGGGCAACGATTTTTTGCCCGATGGCTGCTTGGATTGGCACTTCAAATTGTTGGCGTGGAATGATTTTCTTTAATTTTTCAACAATGAGTTTTCCACGTTCATAAGCAAATTCGCGATGGACAATAAAACTGAGGGCATCGACTTTTTCGGCGTTGAGGAGAATATCCATTTTCACCAATTGTGATTTGCGGTATTCGGAAATCTCATAATCAAAGCTGGCGTAGCCGCGAGTTGATGATTTGAGCTTGTCAAAGAAGTCAAAGACAATTTCTGCCAGAGGAATCTGATAGATAACATTGACGCGGTTGTCGTCGATATAATCCATGGTCACGAAATCGCCGCGCTTCCTTTGGGCTAATTCCATCACCGCCCCGACGAACTCCTGAGGCACCATGATTTGAGCTTTGACGTAAGGTTCTTCAATAGACTCAACCTTAGTTGGATCTGGGAACTCAGACGGATTTGAGACGCGTACCATTTCACCATCAGTGGTGTTGATTTGGTAGACTACCGACGGCGCTGTCATGATCAAATCGATGTTGAACTCTCGCTCCAAACGCTCTTGGATAACATCCATATGCAAGAGACCCAGGAATCCACAGCGGAAACCAAAGCCCAAGGCTTGAGAGGTTTCTGGCTCGAACTGCAAGCTGGCATCATTCAGCTGCAACTTCTCCAAAGCTTCCCGCAAGTCGTTGTACTTGTTAGACTCAATCGGGTAAAGGCCGGCAAAAACCATTGGGTTCATTTGTTTATAGCCGTGCAGGGCTTCAGCAGCAGGATTGGTTGCAAGCGTGATAGTATCACCCACGCGCGTATCAGCCACCGTCTTAATAGATGCGGCAATGTAACCAACGTCTCCGGTTGCTAAGAATTCACGACCCACTGTTTTCGGTGTAAAAATACCAACTTCGGTAACATCAAAGGTTTTACCATTTGACATCATCTGAATCTTATCACCAGGTTTTACAATACCATTGATTATCCGAACCTGTAAAATAACACCACGGTAGGCATCGTAAGCTGAGTCAAAAATCAGGGCTTGCAATGGGGCATCGACATCACCAGATGGTGCTGGAACCTTTTCAACAATCTGTTCCAAGATTTCTTCAATCCCAATACCAGCTTTAGCGGAAGCTAAAACAGCTTCAGAGGCATCAAGACCAATCACATCTTCAACTTCCTGACGAACTCGTTCAGGATCAGCCGCAGGCAAGTCGATTTTATTAATAACTGGCAAGATTTCCAAGTCATTATCTAAGGCCAAATAAACATTGGCTAAGGTTTGTGCTTCAATCCCCTGAGCTGCATCAACAACCAAAACCGCTCCTTCACAGGCAGCCAGAGAACGCGATACCTCATAAGTAAAATCGACGTGACCAGGTGTGTCAATTAGATGAAGAATATAAGTCTCACCGTCTTTAGCAGTATAATTTAGTTCAATGGCATTTAATTTAATTGTAATCCCACGTTCACGTTCCAGGTCCATAGAGTCCAATAATTGGGCTTGCATTTCACGACTTGAAACTGTTTCAGTTTTTTCTAAAATTCTATCCGCGAGAGTTGATTTCCCATGATCAATATGGGCTATAATAGAGAAATTTCTAATTTTTTCTTGACGATTTTTAAGTTCTTGACTGTTCATTTTGGTTTCCTATACACATTTTTCAATTCATTATATTATATCAGAAAAGTATACTTCTAGCTAGATAAATAACATGAGCTTAATTGCTAATATGCTATAATCTCGTAATATAAATGAAATTAACATTATTTAATATATTGCAACAATTTAAGATATCATTTACATTTTTAT encodes:
- the nmlR gene encoding stress response transcriptional regulator NmlR, which gives rise to MNIKKVSELTGVSADTIRYYERIGLIPPIGRTQSGIRDFSQHDIDVLEFVRYFRGAGIPVESLIEYIGLVQLGDETIEARLAILQDEKEAMEARLDELNQALDRLNHKIDNYKNKIVPREHQLFDK
- the msrB gene encoding peptide-methionine (R)-S-oxide reductase MsrB, producing MKNEINSKELVNRIGQLAFEVTQNGATEPAFIGRYDNFFEKGIYVDVVNGQVLFSSLDKFNSGCGWPAFSKPVENRAVTHHDDQSFGMRRIEIRSKEANSHLGHVFNDGPSDKGGLRYCINSASLQFIPYKEMAAKGYGNYLALFDGGEDNG
- a CDS encoding NAD(P)H-binding protein encodes the protein MKNILIIGATGSLGETLRRKLANQDQYQLTLFSRGSNLLRLNENEQAMAASVFEDEKLNQAMQKQDIVFVALSGNLPEMIKPILKVMYDNKVKRIVFVSSIGIYNEIRGSGNISNNPILQPYRQTADIVEESGLDYTILRPAWFDNGSDTTCQISLKGETVTGHDVSRKAIIELVSTIINQPERYLNQNIALFR
- a CDS encoding cupin domain-containing protein — encoded protein: MNEEEVLNGIFPLGQENPYGQFFTGQSFLKALAKSPDQNLQVGNVSFEPACRNNWHVHLDGFQILLVTAGQGWYQEEGKTAQLLKVGDVIVTDKMVRHWHGATKDSWFSHIAITSGASEFYEAVTDEEYDKL
- a CDS encoding HD domain-containing protein gives rise to the protein MDKELVLKEAQKWVKNKLDGESSGHDWWHIVRVRNTAKTIAEAEGADSFVCQLAALLHDMADEKLNADPEAARQAIIEWLANHLMEPQTSKEILYIIDNMSFKGGQGKVLDTIEGKVVQDADRLDAIGAIGIARCMAYSGHKGRLIHDPNMQPRQDLTPEDYRNGQDTAIMHFYEKLLKLKDLMNTTFGRQMAEQRHNFLLQYLDQFYAEWDGLR
- a CDS encoding aldo/keto reductase — translated: MVETVKMNNGLVIPVLGLGTWMINDENVESVVSQALKLGYRHIDSAQAYGNEAGVGKGIFVSGIPREEIFVTSKVAAEHKNYDDAAASIDESLKKLGLDYLDLMIIHSPQPWTEWRQTDKNYDKGNMEAWRALEDAQKAGKVKSIGVSNFLINDLKNILKHGTVKPVVNQILTHIGNTPFDLIEFCQKEDIILEAYSPIAHGQALQNPTIIEMAEKYQVSTAQLCIKYVMQLGMVALPKSTNPNHMLTNMKLDFTVDSKDMTILKAINVTDYGEYTKFPVFSGK
- a CDS encoding GNAT family N-acetyltransferase; translated protein: MVSIICSKNYKINKQASSEVLRTLPEWFGIEQSTQAYIESACIVPCLIAYDNDEIIGFLSIIESNDFLEIDSMGVKPIYHKRGVGRQLINNLIEYARVNNYLGIIVKTLSDKHPDINYKLTRLFYHHLGFVDKRELLIWGEELPCIEMELLIDEK
- a CDS encoding Mbeg1-like protein, with amino-acid sequence MPTLVDYITENKNKSFKDLPINELDIVAINEIGYLSFDDVVKETITSQSDVYLSELTVDDEKDLLNSVYNYLITKERLNLFHAIRQSKRFKELALSHYINEIDVEFERQFAGMVFKIKSLNHVQVVFRGTDDSLIGWKEDFKLTYMREIPAHRAAISFIKNYLDENPEDQIIVSGHSKGGTLALYGTSFITPSYQEAIKKVYLLDSPGLSEDLLERPGYQSIRKKLIVIRPQESVVGVMLYCDVPPKIVKSSAFGVLQHKTSSWQVDAKGKFVTVPHPSSLSRNLELTFKEWNRQLSKQELKMVCDLFFDALISSGITSLHAFTFDEKAFVNFYQVLSSLRSIDQAHKAVMIKSMRQLIHDYTGIRKREVSEKIQGRIGAILKKRA
- a CDS encoding GNAT family N-acetyltransferase, which codes for MIRLAEKSDIPGILVLLKDICLIHHQMRPDIFKEGSGKFNRKSLEELLDQPNKPIYVYADKNGQILGHLFLEFKIPDSPVRLPYKSLYVEDLCVSEASRGQGVGKALMSFAENLARENGCYNLTLNVWNANKSAYDFYLGLDFIPQQTQMERIL
- a CDS encoding zinc-dependent alcohol dehydrogenase family protein; the protein is MKVATFIEVGKMEVTEFPKPVIEKETDAIIKIVRACVCGSDLWWFRGISKRETNTAAGHEAIGIVEEVGSAVDQVKVGDFVVVPFTHGCGSCAACQAGFDGNCTNHEAGKNIGYQGEYLRYTNANWALVKIPGQPSDYSEEKLNSLLTLSDVMATGYHAAKTAEVKGGDTVVVMGDGAVGLCGVIGAKLLGAKRIIAMSRHKDRQDLALEFGATDIVAERGDQAVVKVMELTDNVGADAILECVGTEQSVDTAVKVARPGAVIGRVGIPQNPNMNTNELFWKNIGLRGGIASVTTFDKEVLLDAVLTDKINPGKVFTKSFALDDIQAAYEAMDKRKSIKSLVIIS
- a CDS encoding nuclear transport factor 2 family protein, encoding MIPKDLLIDSYRRINQAMVEKDIETLENIISKDSVLVHMTGYVQPLVEWLSDIANDQMIYNSSQFVSATVRDLDNKKMLVIGRSYVVASIWGSRMHKWPLEIKLTFEEINGKWHVTNQIASTF
- the lepA gene encoding translation elongation factor 4, which encodes MNSQELKNRQEKIRNFSIIAHIDHGKSTLADRILEKTETVSSREMQAQLLDSMDLERERGITIKLNAIELNYTAKDGETYILHLIDTPGHVDFTYEVSRSLAACEGAVLVVDAAQGIEAQTLANVYLALDNDLEILPVINKIDLPAADPERVRQEVEDVIGLDASEAVLASAKAGIGIEEILEQIVEKVPAPSGDVDAPLQALIFDSAYDAYRGVILQVRIINGIVKPGDKIQMMSNGKTFDVTEVGIFTPKTVGREFLATGDVGYIAASIKTVADTRVGDTITLATNPAAEALHGYKQMNPMVFAGLYPIESNKYNDLREALEKLQLNDASLQFEPETSQALGFGFRCGFLGLLHMDVIQERLEREFNIDLIMTAPSVVYQINTTDGEMVRVSNPSEFPDPTKVESIEEPYVKAQIMVPQEFVGAVMELAQRKRGDFVTMDYIDDNRVNVIYQIPLAEIVFDFFDKLKSSTRGYASFDYEISEYRKSQLVKMDILLNAEKVDALSFIVHREFAYERGKLIVEKLKKIIPRQQFEVPIQAAIGQKIVARSDIKALRKNVLAKCYGGDVSRKRKLLEKQKAGKKRMKAIGSVEVPQEAFLSVLSMDDDTKK
- a CDS encoding SDR family oxidoreductase; its protein translation is MKKVVLVTGAGQISLAITRRIAYGCQIVLGDKSIVNAQEMATVLSQAGFDVVAKEMDLSDKESILDFITYAQNFGEIHYMINGAGVSPSQASIEKVLAVDLYGTAVLLEEVGKIIAQGGRGVTISSQSGFRMPALTEKQDRALAMTDPNQLLDLDFLQVDQIENSLHAYQLAKRANEKRVMGEAVKWGKRGARINAIAPGIIVTPLALDEFNGPRGDFYKNMFANSPAGRPGAADEVANLAELVLSEQAAYMTGSTLLIDGGATASYFYGPLKPNKES